In Qipengyuania pelagi, the following are encoded in one genomic region:
- a CDS encoding mechanosensitive ion channel domain-containing protein has product MKRGIFTLLAAISAALACAPVAAMLPAAPETPQETASPTPQQTIDDTQEAGSDARIADRIRGIFGELPAFANVTVEVQQGVVSLQGTVPTQDDVARAETIVGRIAGVVTVENAIERDVSVGSAGGLGNLQSQIDDFLALLPLMGLAIVVALVIGGIGYLIAGLTGVWHRLAPNSFLAELIASAIRFAFVVGGVVVALDMIGASALLGAVLGGAGVIGIALGFAMRDTIENYVASLMLSLRQPFRANDLVLIDDLEGRVIRLTSRATILMTLEGNHLRIPNAQVFKAVITNFTTNPQRRFQFDLGVDADDDAQAARKLGRETLGALDFVLDDPPAEARIIEVGDSNVVIRFLAWIDQREADWWKAQSRAIPAVKTALEEAGFGLPEPIYRLRFDPRSASLPFENIAEREGEAPAEASAPEPRRVRQITVTEADEDVRPVSEISEMVEEERRAGGSGQEKDLLDHSRPVE; this is encoded by the coding sequence ATGAAGCGCGGCATATTCACTCTGCTGGCGGCGATATCTGCCGCTCTCGCCTGCGCTCCCGTGGCCGCCATGCTGCCCGCTGCGCCCGAGACCCCGCAAGAGACCGCGAGCCCGACGCCCCAGCAGACCATCGACGATACCCAGGAAGCGGGTTCGGACGCGCGCATCGCCGATCGCATTCGCGGCATTTTCGGCGAACTGCCCGCCTTCGCGAATGTCACGGTCGAGGTGCAGCAGGGCGTGGTCTCGCTTCAGGGCACGGTTCCCACGCAGGACGACGTCGCGCGCGCCGAGACCATTGTCGGACGGATCGCGGGCGTGGTCACTGTCGAGAATGCGATCGAGCGCGACGTGTCGGTCGGCAGCGCGGGCGGGCTCGGCAATCTTCAGAGCCAGATCGACGATTTTCTGGCCCTGCTGCCGCTAATGGGGCTTGCGATCGTCGTCGCGCTGGTCATCGGCGGGATCGGCTATCTCATCGCCGGGCTGACCGGGGTCTGGCACCGGCTCGCGCCCAATTCCTTCCTTGCCGAACTGATCGCTTCGGCCATCCGCTTCGCCTTCGTGGTGGGCGGCGTGGTCGTGGCACTCGACATGATCGGGGCGAGCGCCCTGTTGGGCGCGGTGCTGGGCGGGGCGGGCGTGATCGGCATCGCGCTGGGCTTCGCGATGCGCGACACGATCGAGAACTACGTCGCCTCGCTGATGTTGAGCCTGCGCCAGCCGTTTCGCGCCAATGATCTGGTCTTGATCGACGATCTCGAGGGGAGGGTTATCCGCCTCACCAGCCGCGCGACGATCCTGATGACTTTGGAAGGCAATCACTTGCGCATTCCCAATGCGCAGGTGTTCAAGGCGGTGATCACCAATTTCACCACCAATCCCCAGCGCCGCTTCCAATTCGACCTCGGCGTCGATGCGGACGACGATGCGCAGGCGGCGCGCAAATTGGGGCGGGAGACTCTGGGTGCCCTCGACTTCGTGCTCGACGATCCGCCCGCCGAGGCGCGCATCATCGAGGTCGGCGATTCCAATGTCGTGATCCGCTTCCTCGCCTGGATCGACCAGCGCGAGGCGGATTGGTGGAAGGCGCAGAGCCGAGCGATTCCCGCGGTGAAGACGGCGCTGGAAGAGGCGGGCTTCGGCCTCCCCGAACCGATCTACCGCCTGCGCTTCGACCCGCGCAGCGCCTCGCTACCCTTCGAGAATATCGCCGAACGAGAAGGTGAAGCGCCAGCCGAGGCGTCCGCTCCCGAACCCAGGCGCGTGCGCCAGATCACCGTCACCGAAGCGGACGAGGATGTGCGCCCGGTGAGCGAGATTTCGGAAATGGTTGAAGAGGAACGCCGGGCGGGCGGCAGCGGGCAGGAAAAGGACCTGCTCGACCACTCGCGCCCGGTGGAATGA
- the ppa gene encoding inorganic diphosphatase gives MRIDLIPTGDNPPESLNVIIEVPTGGEPVKYEFDKESGALFVDRILHTPMRYPANYGFVPHTLSPDGDPLDALVISRSPFIPGCVVRARPIGVLNLEDEHGGDEKLVCVPIDTTFPYYSDVAETKDLPSIIFAQIEHFFTHYKDLEKEKWVRIGNWGDAAEAKRIILESIEREKQAKG, from the coding sequence ATGCGCATCGACCTGATCCCGACCGGCGACAATCCGCCCGAAAGCCTCAACGTCATCATCGAAGTCCCCACCGGGGGCGAGCCGGTGAAGTATGAATTCGACAAGGAAAGCGGCGCGCTGTTCGTCGACCGCATCCTCCACACGCCGATGCGCTATCCGGCCAATTACGGCTTCGTGCCGCATACCCTGTCGCCCGATGGCGACCCGCTCGACGCTCTGGTTATCAGCCGCAGCCCCTTCATTCCGGGCTGCGTGGTGCGCGCCCGCCCGATCGGCGTGCTCAATCTCGAAGACGAGCATGGCGGCGATGAAAAGCTGGTCTGCGTGCCGATCGACACGACCTTCCCCTATTATTCGGATGTCGCCGAAACCAAGGATCTGCCGAGCATCATCTTCGCGCAGATCGAACACTTCTTCACCCACTACAAGGATCTCGAGAAGGAGAAGTGGGTGCGGATCGGCAATTGGGGCGATGCGGCGGAAGCCAAGCGCATCATCCTCGAATCGATCGAGCGCGAGAAGCAGGCGAAGGGCTAG
- the hisS gene encoding histidine--tRNA ligase: MSKSSQKTPQAIRGTQDIFGPDADAFAFVVETFERVRKLYRFRRVEMPVFEKTEVFARSIGETTDIVSKEMYTFEDRGGDSLTLRPEFTAGIARAFLTNGWQQHAPVKLTTHGPIFRYERPQKGRYRQFHQIDAEIVGAAEPQADVELLAMADQLLKELGIKGVTLHLNTLGDADTREAWRNALVEHFRSVRDELSEESQERLGKNPLRILDSKDRRDQKFVADAPKIDAFLSDEARAFFDAVTSGLDAAGVKWQRAESLVRGLDYYRHTAFEFIPDEGSDAASKLGSQSTVLGGGRYDGLMESLGGAETPAVGWAAGIERLAMLVGERDRKEALVSFVVEDDRMISTAQSLLASFRADGFASEIFASGSPRKRYDKAMKLSPSLVVTLNIVDGVEDVGMKAVDETGDRILGEIRDSLLKNINEASPRT; encoded by the coding sequence ATGAGCAAATCTTCCCAGAAAACCCCGCAGGCCATCCGCGGGACGCAGGACATTTTCGGCCCCGATGCCGACGCTTTCGCCTTCGTGGTCGAAACCTTCGAGCGCGTGCGCAAGCTCTATCGCTTCCGCCGGGTCGAGATGCCGGTGTTCGAAAAGACCGAAGTGTTCGCCCGCTCCATCGGCGAGACGACCGATATCGTCTCGAAGGAGATGTACACGTTCGAGGATCGCGGCGGCGATTCGCTGACGCTGCGCCCCGAATTCACCGCCGGGATCGCGCGCGCCTTCCTGACGAATGGCTGGCAGCAGCACGCGCCGGTCAAGCTGACGACCCACGGGCCGATCTTCCGCTACGAACGCCCGCAAAAGGGCCGCTATCGCCAGTTCCACCAGATCGACGCGGAGATCGTCGGGGCCGCAGAGCCTCAGGCTGATGTCGAGCTGCTCGCGATGGCGGACCAGCTGCTGAAGGAACTCGGGATCAAGGGCGTCACGCTGCATTTGAACACGCTCGGCGATGCCGACACGCGCGAGGCCTGGCGGAATGCGCTGGTCGAGCATTTCCGCAGCGTTAGGGACGAACTCAGCGAGGAATCGCAGGAGCGGTTGGGGAAGAACCCGCTGCGTATCCTCGACAGTAAAGATCGCAGGGACCAGAAATTCGTCGCCGATGCGCCGAAGATCGATGCGTTTCTGTCCGACGAGGCGCGCGCCTTCTTCGACGCGGTGACCAGCGGCCTCGATGCGGCGGGCGTCAAATGGCAGCGCGCCGAAAGCCTCGTGCGTGGCCTCGATTATTACCGCCACACCGCCTTCGAATTCATCCCTGACGAGGGATCGGACGCCGCCTCGAAACTGGGCAGCCAGAGCACGGTGCTGGGCGGCGGGCGCTATGACGGGTTGATGGAATCGCTCGGCGGCGCCGAGACTCCGGCGGTCGGATGGGCGGCGGGGATCGAGCGGCTGGCGATGTTGGTTGGCGAGAGAGATAGGAAAGAGGCGCTGGTAAGTTTCGTAGTCGAAGACGATCGCATGATCTCGACTGCCCAGTCCCTCCTAGCATCTTTCAGAGCCGATGGGTTTGCGTCGGAGATTTTTGCGAGCGGGTCGCCGCGCAAGCGTTATGACAAGGCAATGAAGCTGTCTCCCAGCCTGGTGGTTACGCTCAATATCGTCGATGGTGTCGAAGACGTTGGTATGAAAGCTGTAGATGAGACCGGAGATCGAATTCTCGGTGAGATAAGAGACAGTCTCTTGAAGAACATAAATGAGGCGTCACCCCGGACTTGA
- the prfA gene encoding peptide chain release factor 1: MTIPAERLDQITHRFAELEARMASGTLEGDAFVQASRDYAELEPVAKIAAQVKAMRAEMPELEAMLADPEMKAMAEEELAAIRAKLPEAERQLAVAMLPRDSADAKPAMLEIRAGTGGDEAALFAGDLYRMYERYAAERGWKVEPVSMSASEVGGFKEIVANVTGTGVFAKLKFESGVHRVQRVPETESGGRIHTSAATVAVLPEPDAVDVQIDPTELKIDTYRASGAGGQHVNTTDSAIRITHLPTGTVVTCQDGRSQHKNREKAMQVLRARLYEAQREATQGAEAEARKAMVGSGDRSERIRTYNYPQGRVTDHRIGLTLHKLPEIVAGPGLAELIDALIAEDEAKRLAALAE, from the coding sequence GTGACCATCCCCGCCGAACGCCTCGACCAGATTACCCATCGCTTCGCCGAGCTCGAGGCGCGCATGGCGTCGGGGACGCTCGAGGGCGACGCCTTCGTCCAGGCGAGCCGCGACTATGCCGAGCTGGAGCCGGTGGCCAAGATCGCGGCGCAAGTGAAGGCGATGCGCGCCGAAATGCCTGAACTGGAGGCCATGCTCGCCGATCCCGAGATGAAGGCGATGGCAGAAGAGGAGCTTGCCGCGATCCGCGCGAAGCTGCCCGAGGCCGAACGCCAGCTCGCCGTAGCCATGCTGCCGCGCGACAGCGCCGATGCGAAGCCCGCAATGCTAGAAATCCGCGCCGGGACCGGGGGCGACGAGGCGGCGCTGTTCGCGGGCGATCTCTATCGGATGTACGAGCGCTACGCCGCCGAGCGCGGCTGGAAAGTCGAGCCGGTCAGCATGAGCGCATCGGAAGTAGGCGGCTTCAAGGAAATCGTCGCCAACGTGACCGGCACGGGCGTCTTCGCCAAGCTGAAATTCGAAAGCGGCGTCCACCGTGTCCAGCGCGTTCCCGAAACCGAGAGCGGCGGGCGCATCCATACCAGCGCCGCGACGGTCGCCGTCCTGCCCGAACCCGACGCGGTCGACGTCCAGATCGATCCGACCGAGCTGAAGATCGACACCTATCGCGCGTCCGGCGCGGGCGGGCAGCACGTCAACACCACGGACAGCGCGATCCGCATCACGCATCTGCCGACCGGAACGGTCGTCACCTGCCAGGACGGGCGCAGCCAGCACAAGAACCGCGAAAAGGCCATGCAGGTTCTGCGCGCCCGCCTCTACGAAGCGCAGCGCGAGGCGACGCAGGGCGCGGAAGCCGAAGCGCGCAAGGCCATGGTCGGATCGGGCGACCGATCGGAGCGCATCCGCACCTACAACTACCCCCAAGGCCGCGTGACCGACCATCGCATCGGGCTGACGCTGCACAAGCTTCCCGAAATCGTCGCCGGGCCGGGTCTCGCTGAATTGATCGACGCGCTGATCGCGGAAGACGAGGCGAAGCGGCTGGCGGCACTGGCGGAATAG